The Anoplolepis gracilipes chromosome 5, ASM4749672v1, whole genome shotgun sequence region TCGCGCACTTCCCGAATACGAGGGATGCGCGAGTAGTCCCCGACGGGTACCCCTGCCCGGCAGGTACACCGCGGTCGTGGACACGCGTTGGCAGAAGATGTCAAACGCTTAGGACACACTACACAATAGCGACACTACCACCGTGCACGGCGGCCATCTTCTTGATCTCTGCTTGCCGACTGGCCCAGAGGGCAGCCGCCAATCGGACGTGTTTCTGCCCCGTGCGAGTGCGTGTTGTACGTCCCTCACCCCCCATTCGACCCGCACCGtttcgtcgccgtcgccgcctCAACCTCTGGCGCctttctcactctctctctctctctctctctttcctcccccctccccgtCGTTCCCTTCCGTCAGAGCCACCGACGCCACGGGGCGCTTTTACCGAGCTCCCCTTCCGCAGTGGAGCGCGACACAGGCGACCGACATCGGAGTTATGGAGTTATGGAGGCCGCGAAACCAAGTACCGATAACTCGCACAATTGCGTCTCCGCGATCCTCTCGTGCCTCGGGCTCTCGGTCCTGTACGTGGCGAGCCTGTATGTCTGGAGTTCGCCGCACAACAGGTACGTTACGTGTGCGTAACAACGTCTCGCGATATGACGTGTGACGGAAATAACAAACGGCAGTAGCGCGTCGATCACTCGTGTGACGCTACACGCGACACGCGACGTCAACCGGACGGGCCTGTTTCCCTTTTCTCccgttttacttttaaatgcCCATCCAAACTCCTGGCTCCTCTCTCTatcagtctctctctctctctctttctcgtttacACGACGGAGGCCCGAGCGGAGGCTTCCGTCCGGATGGTCGACTCACTGCCTGTTCGGTAAACCGTTCGCGGACGCGAACCGTTTCGCACCGACCGAAAGAATATCCGTGACTGACGCACGCAGTTTCGCACGTGGTGGCGCTCCCTGTCAGCGGCGGCGCCGCTCATGGGATGATTTTTTGGACAAGCGACGACGGCGCATCAAGCTTTCTAGTGACATGACGATTCTGGTGACATTTCACGGAACGCAGTCGTCGAACTCTAAAGTCATGGCGCTGACTAGACTGTTTGTGATTCGAGTACGATATCGACGTATTTTGGCGCaacatttaaacatataatatggaAATTTGACTGGACatgtttgaatttaataaatatcaactttttttttgcacaaatttttcaatgcaATAAATGTGATGTAATCtcgattattttgtaataattataaaatatttataattgcatttgattgattaaagttaacatgcaatcaattcttttttattatactataatgaattttaacatgaaaattaattataccgATGTTGATACTAAATTctgatgattaattttatgtttgatTGTTTGTGTTTCAGGGAACATCCATCAACGATAAAGAAACGATTTTTTAGCGTATTTATCATGACCCTCATTTCACCAGCACCTTTATACTTTGGATTAAAtgaacaaatatttcaaaaggtatttcaaatttgaataattctgatttaatctatagaaattatttttttcgcttaTATTTGATAGGTAACTATCTGGGAATTGCTGGGTCTACGATGGTCAGGTTTAATACAGGCGACTGTGATACCATTACTCCTAACAATGATCCTGTTCCTAGGTCCCTTAAGTTTACAAGGATTTAATGGGCTGTGGCGATTGTACACTGGTTAGTATTCtgcaaatttacaattaaggTCCtgataactaaaaaaaaaaagtaataaataaaaaaaattttacttttagagCCCATGTACTGGTTGGGAAGCATACGAACGTTGATCTGGTGGAGAAACCAAGTGATCGCTCCACTGTCTGAAGAATGGACCTTCAGAGCCTGTATGTTGCCATTGCTTTTACAATGTTTTACACCGTCTACTGCCATATTTGTGTGTCCTCTATTCTTTGGAGTGGCTCATTTCCATCATGTAGTGGAGAGGATAAAGATGGGAGTAGGAATCAAACATGCGCTGTTTGTATCCTGTGAGTTTATCACAGATTTTACAAAGATACTTTTAAGTCCATAATGTTTCTCGATGAATGAAGATAAATGAGTATTAAATTCAGGTTTTCAGTCTGCATATACGACTTTATTTGGAGCGTACGCGGCTTTTCTCTTTGCGAAGACAGGTGagattgatttctttttttctggcGAAAATCATTcagattttgtatttatcttccttttttgtatttttctcagGACACTTCGTAGCACCATTCGCCGCGCATTCTTTTTGTAACCACATGGGGTTTCCTGATCTTTCTGAAGTAGTAGCATATAAGGATCCACTGAAAAGAGCTGGACTGTTCTGTCTGTTTGTGATTGGTTTAATTGCTTGGTGTTTCTTGTTGACGCCGATGACGCACCCGtcattgtttaataataatttattctggactaaacattttatatgagACGTGTCTGATCTCTCCAACAAATACTAGGATCAAATGTTTTGAAGCAAGATTTACATTGCTGtgtgatattttgtatttgtgTCTAACAGAGTATGCACACTACTTATCTGTTGAAAAATCTCGcgagtattaaaataatgacataATAACTAATTTCAACTATATTACTATTGATATAAAGATGTATCTATAATTTAGCTATGCAGTTCAGGATTGTTACAAAATGTATCACCGTAGTGCCTgagatttaattagatttttacaaCGGTGACAACGTGAAATGTTGTTACAATCTATTAAGATAAGTAAACTTATTCGTAAACCAAAGTGCGAAAATAGAATCtatctcttatatttttatttacgaattgtcgtatttatttaaatgttgcaataaattattttatgatcatGTCTCTATAGatcataatttatcaattttttcaaaaaggaTTTGTGTGTAAACAAAAAATctgtaacatattattatagtaatcaatgtaatatatttaaaaaatttgtaaaatgatCTTTCTAATCGTCTACTTTTGTAACAATCTGTATGTACAGTGTCTATAGATATGTACAATGGAAGTGATATTCAGATATTGCGACGATAAGCGATGCcatcatacacatatacataatgatttatttaaatcacagAAGTAACAGTTGCGcaacaatattacaatatatatatgtacatatatgataaacacgtatacattatatatgcagTAAAACTATAACAAAAGTACACAAGtacttgtatatacatatataatgagaGCTATTCAGTTCTTGAATGTCTTTTAATTGCATACGTAATGTATACCATTTGTTATcatgaaaaatcaattttttaaataatgttcaaaGATCATGTTGATAGCGATACAATGTtgaaataatgttaacttttaCAGTCAAGAGAGTATAAAGAGTTCgctaagaaatatatataacaatggTGTCATTCTGACTTACAATAACTACGTATAAGTGTCCATCAAAATTTGAcagtatttattaatcttgttTTAACGTTGCGAGAGAAGGAAATGATGTAATTTTGTGTACCACCATCTTCACATTCACTTTATAACATTCatacagaatatataattctaaacaAAACGTTTaacttgtattatttatcaGTCTATAAACTTATCGAATATTTATGCCTTTTTCTAGACAAGACTCTTATCGCATTAGAAACAGATTTACATAAAacagaatataaaagtttacattgaaaaatgaatatcattgaactgataataattttgtatataataataataacatataataatataatcaagataaatatttttagaaaaagaaatgtttgcaaatattttttaaatagtaaaatttcttgaaaaattttgataatgttaataacaataaacaaatatttattagcttGAGATATAACTCTCTTAAAAACAACTTTGATATCGttctaaatttatgtaaaatgataaatgttaaaataataatttcaacattaacaactgtaatttataattatgttaattataattacatagttGTAGAATTTATAATGCAGTACttctttatattacttttaaattgtactatttaaatagataaataacgAACTTTGATAGAGTAATGTTGCCTCATTACATAAATCCAAAGACGTTAACTTAGGAACTATAGACTCttagttgtttttttttttttttgtataatggTTCatcaaagtaaataaataaataaatgcagatTCTGGAGTAGCATGTATCTTTTTTCTGAGATATTGGTCAAGCGCATACTTACGTTTGGCTTGATCCAGGTGGTGCATCCGGATTTTGCGATTGATTGAGAAACAACACATTGCTCGACTTAATTCTGGGTCCGGCTGCGAGCAATGAAGGTGACGGACTAATACAAGGTGTCGAGCAATGACTATTACTTAGGTCGCATTGATCCAATAATTTCCAAAGCTCCTCTGGCGTAGGTCCTCCAGatgtatctaaaaaaatatggatattataaaaatcaaagtgatgaaatgattaattttaattaaatcaattaaaacatatatcagtatatataattgagttctcaaaaatgaataataaagtattactaatatttatcattaaattatacacatcggccattatttatcaatagtaaaataatgaatattatatgatatataaattatttaatgaatacaagatcgtttacattttaaaacacattattagacgttatttttgttaattttctgTTTTCCGTAGAATTTTAGATATGTGAATCATGGCAATTTCGTTATATCATCAcgacgagaaagaaagagagagtaacATACTTTGCGTGGCATTGAAAGACGGATCCAATGCCGTTGTGAGATCCCACATTTGTATAGTGCCATTAGAATGACCAGTGAATATGAAACGTCTGGGCCTTGAGCCCATACGACTAGAGCCTTCACACTCGTGTACATAAAATGAGCTTATAATGCTACCATCCACCGACTGTATCACGCAAACTCTCTTTCCATTCGATGCTAATCGAACAAATAATTGGTCGGTTTCGGGTACAACCTTTTGCACGAACACTTGCTCGTCATCTTGTTCGCCAAACGGCCCTGTGTACATTATTcggatattataatataatttgcaagagTATAAATCagtattctaataaaaaatattataatgtcagaaatatatgtatataaaggaattaaaaaaaaagaaggatatcatttaaaaatatttccaaatcAAAGAAAGAATGATGTTGCAATTACCAAAATCGTTGCCGGCGTTGTAGCTAACGCATGGGTCGATTGCTTCCAaggaaacaattttaaagctTGCCTCAGGCGTTGATCCCGGTTGCGTCGAAATCATTCCGCGAAATCTGGTCACCGCCCAACTTCTAACGTGATTATATTCCGAACAAACTGACACCAAGTATTTTTCCGAAAGCGTTACCTACAGCATGATTGGAATTAATGTGTATgcaacattataatttaatttatattcttaacacaaaaatcttgctgaaataaattacattgtacATACCTTAGTTACACTACTCTGGTGTACTGTGAAAGTTTGAAACAGCTGTGGACCATGGCCTACTGTTTCGGGATGTTGAACGATTACTCGAACACTTCCGGATTTCGTTCCATAAGCGATTTCTATCCAATTTCCACAGAGACCTGCATTGGAAATGATATACTTTTAGACGAAATATGCTTTTCATGTTTGCATTAACCATCTGATGCATTTCAAATAACTATCTAAGTGTGACAAAAGGctccaataataataaacaaaaggTATCGCAAAGCTTAAAGAGCGAATAACAGATTTCGATATAAATagattcaaattataaaatttaaaatagataaggtcaaaattaaaaacatattttttatttataactatcTAATCATAcacatattgaataatatcaaCTGTTATTactgagattaaaaaaaaaatattatattgcattaatcgataattaaaaatagtgcATCAgaggattaattatatatacatatatatgtgtatgtatatatgggCATGCAtatgtgtttttatatttttgtgtaaaactacaataattaaaaatacatattcaaaatataatgaaataatatttaacaagtgctataatatgttattaatataaaataattaatatataaatgtttttgataaataaagcTCACACATACAATATTGCATGCTGTGCATTACATAATAAGCAGaagcaatttataaaagaaaaaaaaagtttaacaataattatacgtgattatattttataattaagcaACTACATTTACACATGTATAGATATTCACATTTCAAAACTAAAATTTGCATTGATTTTTCTATgcatgattgaaaaaaaatataactagaaattacctataaaattattaacgaaaaaagtatacaaacaaagatacatattttctattacCTCCCTTTCCCCTCTCAGATGCTGGCATGGAACATATTACTATGAATAGAAAGAGCAAGCAAGCAGCTTTGATAAAATCCACTgcataaagtaatatatgaaGAAAGAAATCAAAAGTACGTTGCGTTAGTACAACTGGACGCATAAGGATAGCAGGGTTGTATGCAAATTGTGCAATCtctaatattatttcgtgtcctgtttaaaatttattttttcgattaCGAAAAGAAAGACTTCATAGATATAACTTTAGattcattttctattaaaacagATATGTCCCTTGTGATATAAACACgcttgcaaatatatataagtatttatttttatgctatcaatatgttgtaaaatataCGACTATGCGCCAGTGTaccgatatattataaaacttaatgCTATCTGAGAGGAAGAGGGTATATTTGTCCCTATTTAATCGCACGATTTACATTTGATGCAGTTAACATAAAGTGGAAGCGAATGACGCTTCGGACATGAGAAAGCAGAACATCTGCTTACATCGACCCATACTTGCCTTGTGCTATTTATCCAGTTGTACAAAATGAAGCaaagaatgtaataataaacttttattaatatttttaatgatcaaTATCAAatctcataattataatattcataaattaatgaatatattttctttgtatatcttattcattaataaattactgaataaaatatgtaccaGTAGTATACAAtaacaattgtatatttattaatatatattaaaaaatttttgttttatcttagcatcatcaaaataattttcatcatcGATGGCATATTATAA contains the following coding sequences:
- the Sras gene encoding CAAX prenyl protease 2; this encodes MEAAKPSTDNSHNCVSAILSCLGLSVLYVASLYVWSSPHNREHPSTIKKRFFSVFIMTLISPAPLYFGLNEQIFQKVTIWELLGLRWSGLIQATVIPLLLTMILFLGPLSLQGFNGLWRLYTEPMYWLGSIRTLIWWRNQVIAPLSEEWTFRACMLPLLLQCFTPSTAIFVCPLFFGVAHFHHVVERIKMGVGIKHALFVSCFQSAYTTLFGAYAAFLFAKTGHFVAPFAAHSFCNHMGFPDLSEVVAYKDPLKRAGLFCLFVIGLIAWCFLLTPMTHPSLFNNNLFWTKHFI